A section of the Falco biarmicus isolate bFalBia1 chromosome 3, bFalBia1.pri, whole genome shotgun sequence genome encodes:
- the PPP1R8 gene encoding nuclear inhibitor of protein phosphatase 1: protein MAANANSAGGGGLSLFECPSWAGKPPPGLHLDVVKGDKLIEKLIIDEKKYYLFGRNPDLCDFTIDHQSCSRVHAALVYHKHLKRVFLIDLNSTHGTFLGHIRLEPHKPQQIPIDSTVSFGASTRAYTLREKPQTLPSAVKGDEKMGGEDEELKGLLGLPEEETELDNLTEFNTAHNKRISTLTIEEGNLDIQRPKRKRKNSRVTFSDDDEIINPEDVDPSVGRFRNMVQTAVVPVKKKRLENPGSLTTDDSASRRMQNFPYSGGLYGGLPPTHNEAGSQPHGVHGTALIGGLPMPYPNLAPDVDLTPVVPSTVNMNPAPNPAVFNPEAVNEPKKKKYAKEAWPGKKPTPSLLI, encoded by the exons ATGGCGGCGAACGCGAActccgccggcggcggcggcctcTCGCTGTTTGAGTGCCCCAGCTG GGCAGGAAAACCGCCACCTGGCTTACATCTGGATGTAGTCAAAGGAGACAAACTCATTGAG AAACTCATCATTGATGAGAAGAAATACTATCTCTTTGGGAGAAATCCTGATCTGTGTGATTTTACCATTGACCACCAGTCTTGCTCTCGGGTCCATGCTGCCTTGGTCTATCACAAACATCTCAAGAGGGTTTTCCTCATAGATCTAAACAGCA CACATGGCACATTCTTGGGTCATATTCGTTTGGAACCTCACAAACCCCAACAGATACCCATTGACTCCACAGTTTCATTTGGTGCTTCTACACGGGCATATACGCTGCGAGAGAAGCCTCAGACACTGCCGTCAGCAGTTAAAGGAGATGAGAAAATGGGTGGTGAAGATGAAGAGCTCAAGGGCTTGCTGGGCCTGCCAGAGGAGGAGACAGAACTTGAT AACCTGACAGAGTTTAATACAGCCCACAACAAAAGAATTTCCACGCTAACCATTGAGGAAGGGAACTTGGATATTCAGAGACCAAAGAGAAAACGGAAGAACTCCAGAGTGACGTTCAGCGATGATGATGAAATCATCAATCCAG AGGATGTGGACCCTTCTGTTGGGCGTTTCAGGAACATGGTGCAGACAGCAGTAGTTCCTGTTAAG AAAAAACGGTTGGAGAATCCAGGCTCATTGACCACAGATGATTCTGCATCGCGACGTATGCAAAACTTTCCCTACAGCGGAGGATTATATGGTGGTTTACCTCCAACTCACAATGAGGCAGGTTCCCAGCCGCACGGCGTCCATGGGACAGCACTCATTGGTGGTCTGCCAATGCCCTACCCCAATCTTGCCCCGGATGTGGACTTGACTCCTGTTGTGCCCTCGACAGTTAACATGAACCCAGCTCCAAACCCTGCTGTCTTTAACCCTGAAGCTGTGAATGAACccaagaagaagaaatatgcaAAGGAGGCATGGCCGGGCAAGAAGCCAACCCCTTCCCTACTGATCTGA
- the RPA2 gene encoding replication protein A 32 kDa subunit — MWSGHGTFDGGYGSVGPSAPAGGYTQSPGGFGSPAGTQAEKKQRIRSQNIVPCTVSQLLAAEQGDETFRICDMEIAQVTIVGVIRHAEKAPTNILYKVDDMTAAPMDVRQWVDTDEAGGENVVIPPGTYVKVAGHLRSFQNKKSLVAFKMMPVENMNEFTTHMLEIVHAHMILRKNRTSASRVPQSFSSTGTGDVGGYGASGSLGVNGLTAHQGQVLNLIKNCPVPEGMSLQELKLQLHHMSMSTIKQAVEFLSSEGHIYSTVDDDHFKSTDTD; from the exons ATGTGGAGCGGGCACG GTACCTTCGACGGTGGGTACGGCAGCGTGGGCCCCTCGGCGCCCGCGGGCGGCTACACGCAGTCCCCGGGCGGCTTCGGCTCCCCCGCCGGCACGCAGGCGGAGAAGAAGCAG AGGATCCGCTCGCAGAACATCGTGCCCTGCACCGTGTCGCAGCTGCTGGCGGCCGAGCAGGGAGACGAGACCTTCCGGATCTGCGACATGGAGATCGCCCAG GTCACCATCGTGGGCGTCATTCGGCACGCCGAGAAGGCACCGACAAACATCCTCTACAAGGTGGACGACATGACCGCGGCCCCGATGGACGTTAGGCAGTGGGTTGATACTGAT GAGGCAGGTGGTGAGAATGTTGTGATACCTCCAGGAACTTATGTAAAAGTAGCTGGTCATCTTCGGTCTTTCCAG aataagaaaagctTGGTGGCATTTAAGATGATGCCTGTGGAAAACATGAATGAGTTCACCACACACATGCTAGAGATTGTCCATGCGCATATGATCCTCAGAAAAAATCGTACG TCAGCATCAAGAGTGCCTCAGTCGTTTTCCTCTACTGGGACAGGTGACGTGGGGGGCTATGGAGCCAGTGGCAGCCTAGGAGTGAACGGACTCACAGCACATCAGGGTCAG GTGTTGAACTTGATTAAAAATTGCCCTGTCCCAGAAGGAATGAGTCTTCAAGAGCTGAAACTTCAGCTCCACCATATGAGCATGTCAACAATCAA GCAAGCTGTTGAATTCCTTAGCAGTGAGGGACACATCTACTCCACTGTGGATGATGATCACTTTAAGTCAACAGACACTGACTGA